A region from the Maledivibacter sp. genome encodes:
- a CDS encoding DUF5320 domain-containing protein, producing MPRYDGTGPMGKGTGTGRGLGQCTNGKEFIFSKGRGGRAGTGCRRGFGRYFYNDKLDPKIEKAILEKEKEDLQMELKNIEDALRNYEEDKG from the coding sequence ATGCCAAGATATGATGGAACAGGGCCAATGGGTAAAGGAACAGGAACCGGTAGGGGCTTAGGACAATGTACTAATGGGAAGGAATTTATATTTAGTAAAGGAAGAGGTGGAAGAGCAGGGACTGGATGTAGGAGAGGCTTTGGAAGGTATTTTTATAATGATAAGCTAGATCCCAAAATTGAGAAAGCTATTCTCGAAAAAGAAAAAGAAGATTTGCAGATGGAACTTAAAAATATTGAGGATGCATTGAGAAACTATGAAGAAGATAAGGGGTGA
- the aroF gene encoding 3-deoxy-7-phosphoheptulonate synthase has protein sequence MIIVMKPQAKEEESEKIKTKMKSLGCEIHESKGENYHLLGLVGDTSRIDPSQIQANRNVEKLIFVQEPYKKANRLFHPEGSIVEVNGRQIGGNKFTVIAGPCSVESEDQIVSIAEDIKESGATFLRGGAFKPRTSPYSFQGLRDEGLELLKIAREKTGLPIVTELMSPNKIDKFVEDVDVIQIGARNMQNFDLLKEVGKLDKPVLLKRGLSATIEELLMAAEYVMSEGNEKVILCERGIRTFEKYTRNTLDLSAIPVIKKYSHLPVIVDPSHAGGLWWLVEPLAKAALAVGADGLMIEVHNDPANAKCDGQQSIKPERFSSLMEKLKQLAKIENKEL, from the coding sequence ATGATAATTGTTATGAAACCCCAGGCAAAAGAAGAAGAGAGTGAAAAAATTAAAACAAAAATGAAGAGTTTAGGCTGTGAAATTCATGAGTCAAAGGGGGAAAACTATCATTTACTTGGACTTGTGGGAGATACAAGTAGAATTGACCCATCACAAATTCAGGCAAATAGAAATGTGGAGAAATTAATATTTGTACAGGAACCTTACAAAAAAGCAAATAGGCTTTTCCACCCAGAGGGAAGTATAGTTGAGGTAAATGGTAGACAGATTGGTGGAAATAAATTTACTGTAATAGCAGGACCTTGCTCCGTAGAGAGTGAAGATCAGATCGTAAGTATTGCCGAGGATATAAAAGAAAGTGGGGCTACTTTTTTAAGGGGGGGAGCATTCAAGCCCAGAACTTCACCCTATAGCTTTCAGGGGCTCAGAGATGAAGGCTTAGAGCTTCTTAAGATAGCTAGAGAGAAAACAGGACTTCCCATAGTTACTGAGCTTATGTCACCGAATAAAATTGATAAATTTGTTGAGGATGTAGATGTCATACAAATAGGTGCTAGAAACATGCAAAACTTTGATCTTTTAAAGGAAGTTGGAAAGCTAGATAAGCCAGTACTGCTAAAAAGAGGATTGTCTGCCACTATAGAAGAGTTATTAATGGCTGCAGAATATGTAATGTCCGAGGGAAATGAAAAAGTTATTCTTTGTGAAAGAGGAATAAGGACCTTTGAAAAATATACTAGAAACACATTGGATCTCAGTGCTATACCTGTTATAAAGAAATACAGCCATTTACCTGTTATTGTGGATCCAAGCCATGCAGGTGGATTATGGTGGCTGGTTGAACCCTTGGCAAAAGCAGCATTAGCAGTTGGAGCCGATGGGTTGATGATAGAAGTTCATAATGACCCAGCAAACGCTAAATGTGACGGACAACAATCAATAAAACCCGAGAGATTTAGTTCATTAATGGAAAAATTAAAACAATTAGCAAAGATAGAAAATAAAGAATTATAA
- a CDS encoding DUF2325 domain-containing protein, translating into MSVVIIGGHERMERIYKDTGKKHGCKVKVFTKMKGDLMKRIGTPDYIVTFTDVVSHKLVHTTMKISKKKNIPHLRLHNSSLQTLENALAKVTGNTAIN; encoded by the coding sequence ATGAGTGTTGTTATAATAGGCGGACATGAACGAATGGAAAGAATTTATAAAGATACAGGCAAAAAACATGGATGTAAGGTGAAGGTCTTTACTAAGATGAAGGGAGATTTGATGAAAAGAATAGGTACTCCAGATTATATAGTTACCTTTACAGATGTTGTATCCCATAAGCTTGTACATACAACAATGAAGATTTCCAAGAAAAAAAATATACCCCATCTAAGGTTACACAATAGCAGTCTGCAAACCTTAGAAAATGCTTTAGCTAAAGTTACAGGAAATACAGCTATTAACTAA
- a CDS encoding metal ABC transporter permease: MIKALFSYTFMQNAFMAAILSSIVCGVIGTIITQKRLVSMSGGIAHASFGGIGLGYLLGIEPIIGGLIFSVLASLGISTIKRKINTYSDTLIGMFWSFGMALGILFISISPGYPPDMTSYLFGDILTVSSLYIKMMVILSFIIILSIACIFNYWRAYLFDEEFTKILGVNTLSLEYILFILISLSIVVLIKVVGIILVIALLTIPPAIAKLFTYNLRNMMVLSSIIGAIFSISGLLISYKYNIPSGATIILLSVIGFFLIALIFRIINRDKAQ; the protein is encoded by the coding sequence ATGATTAAAGCATTATTTAGTTATACATTTATGCAAAATGCATTTATGGCTGCTATTTTATCGAGTATCGTATGTGGTGTTATTGGAACAATTATCACACAAAAACGATTGGTTAGTATGAGTGGAGGAATAGCACATGCTTCCTTTGGAGGCATAGGGTTAGGATATTTATTGGGTATAGAGCCTATCATAGGAGGGCTCATATTTTCTGTTTTAGCTTCTTTAGGAATATCTACTATCAAAAGGAAAATAAATACTTATTCAGACACCTTAATAGGTATGTTTTGGTCCTTTGGTATGGCATTGGGAATATTATTTATTTCCATATCCCCTGGATATCCACCGGATATGACTTCATATTTATTTGGAGATATACTTACAGTTTCCTCCCTATATATAAAGATGATGGTAATACTAAGCTTTATTATTATACTTTCTATTGCTTGTATATTTAATTATTGGAGGGCTTATCTTTTTGATGAGGAATTCACTAAAATATTGGGGGTGAATACCCTATCCCTTGAATATATTTTATTTATATTAATATCCTTAAGTATAGTTGTTTTAATAAAGGTTGTAGGAATAATATTGGTCATAGCATTATTAACGATTCCTCCGGCAATAGCAAAACTATTTACCTATAATCTTAGAAATATGATGGTATTATCCAGTATAATAGGGGCTATTTTCAGTATTAGCGGACTACTTATATCCTACAAATATAATATACCTTCGGGGGCAACAATAATACTATTATCAGTAATAGGATTCTTTCTGATAGCCTTAATTTTTAGAATAATAAATCGAGATAAAGCCCAATGA
- a CDS encoding ABC transporter ATP-binding protein, whose amino-acid sequence MYDVEIKDVSVYYGSVCALQNVDLKIRNKEFLGIIGPNGGGKSTLLKVLLRLIKPTTGSISIKGSEPIGYVPQFAFFDRSFPINVLDVILMGKLQKKIRWFKKYSAEDISHAENIMEKLGILEFRDRQIKQLSGGQLQKVLIARALITDPRILVLDEPTSSLDVKTKKEIYHMLNKLREEKTIMIVTHEMEDILPHMDNIVYVNRTLKYYKEDLKPDPGVVEKMCGFPNKDITKGGIIHRELASHREVRYD is encoded by the coding sequence ATGTATGATGTTGAGATAAAAGACGTGAGTGTCTATTATGGCTCAGTATGTGCGCTGCAAAATGTTGATTTGAAAATAAGAAATAAAGAGTTTTTAGGGATAATAGGACCAAATGGTGGAGGAAAATCTACTCTACTAAAAGTGTTGTTAAGACTTATCAAGCCAACAACGGGGTCAATTTCCATAAAAGGGAGCGAACCCATTGGGTACGTTCCTCAATTTGCTTTTTTTGATAGAAGCTTTCCAATCAATGTTTTGGATGTAATACTTATGGGCAAATTACAAAAAAAAATCAGATGGTTTAAAAAATATTCTGCTGAAGATATAAGCCATGCAGAAAATATTATGGAGAAATTAGGAATACTTGAATTTAGGGATAGACAAATTAAGCAATTATCGGGAGGACAACTACAAAAGGTTCTTATAGCTAGGGCTTTAATTACAGATCCAAGAATTCTTGTACTAGATGAACCTACATCGAGCCTAGATGTTAAAACAAAAAAAGAAATCTACCATATGTTAAATAAACTTAGGGAAGAAAAGACCATAATGATTGTTACCCATGAGATGGAGGATATACTTCCCCATATGGATAATATAGTATATGTAAATAGAACCTTAAAATATTATAAAGAAGACCTTAAACCAGATCCTGGAGTTGTTGAAAAAATGTGTGGATTTCCTAATAAAGATATCACAAAAGGAGGAATAATCCACAGGGAATTGGCTAGCCATAGGGAGGTCAGATATGATTAA
- a CDS encoding DUF134 domain-containing protein: MPRPKKWRRVCRMPDIKVYGPLSTDADDSDAVILTVEELETIRLIDLEEMNQVDCAKLMGVARSTVQRIYNDARKKIAKSIINGKILRVEGGNYKICGRDMDIDMCNNCSGKRHRHGRINK; the protein is encoded by the coding sequence ATGCCTAGACCTAAAAAATGGAGAAGAGTTTGTAGAATGCCAGATATTAAAGTTTATGGTCCGTTAAGTACAGATGCCGATGATTCAGATGCCGTTATTTTGACAGTAGAAGAACTGGAAACCATTAGGCTTATTGATCTAGAGGAAATGAATCAAGTAGATTGTGCTAAATTAATGGGAGTGGCACGTTCAACTGTTCAAAGAATATATAATGATGCTAGAAAAAAAATTGCTAAAAGTATTATAAATGGCAAGATACTAAGGGTTGAAGGCGGAAATTATAAAATTTGCGGTAGGGATATGGATATTGATATGTGTAATAACTGTTCTGGGAAAAGACATAGGCATGGAAGAATAAACAAGTAA
- the nikA gene encoding nickel ABC transporter substrate-binding protein, whose translation MKRIGSALILIMIAAVLIVGCSKVPTNPEEKETISNEVEGNNELVIAWSRDLDNFGPLTSEDGFSHEILSLVYEPLVKFDGQKAVPYLAESFESSTDGKIYTLHLRKDVKFSDGNILSAEVVKQNLDGILQNADRFSWMGAIAKLDKVEVVDELTVRFIYKEPYYAAFLDMCSQFPIRMISPSSIPDDGNTAGMLKSSIGTGAYVLSEAIKDQEYIFTLDENYWGEKPKFEKVTVKIIPDHDSRVMALQSGDVDLIYGAKQLSYEAYSQFENNDKIGSAYSENESNTGCILMNTTNEILADINVRKAILQGVNKEDIISTALLGIEEKADTILNPKLPYCNVAVTPYEYNKEIAAELLDNAGWVLPAGKDIREKDGKPLTLQLMYVTGRGAEESIAQMFAAQMKEIGIDVKLDGVELMVWGSRGFGGDFDLSFNATYGAPYDPHNYIGGMMSYSLDNPAQQGLPNKPELDAKITELFSTNDEKEIQACYDSILKQLHDSAIYIPISYQKQIALYDKKTISKLEFPAIPGELDMMLVK comes from the coding sequence ATGAAAAGAATAGGAAGTGCTTTAATATTAATTATGATAGCAGCAGTATTAATTGTGGGCTGTTCCAAGGTGCCAACGAATCCAGAGGAAAAGGAAACAATTTCAAATGAGGTGGAGGGAAATAACGAACTCGTTATTGCTTGGTCCAGGGATTTAGATAACTTTGGGCCCCTTACTTCCGAGGATGGATTTAGTCATGAAATTTTAAGCCTCGTATATGAACCCCTTGTAAAATTTGATGGACAGAAGGCGGTACCATATCTAGCTGAAAGTTTCGAGTCTTCAACTGATGGTAAGATATATACATTACATCTTAGAAAGGATGTAAAGTTTTCAGATGGAAATATACTAAGTGCAGAGGTAGTTAAACAAAACTTGGATGGGATTCTACAAAATGCGGATCGTTTCTCTTGGATGGGGGCCATTGCAAAGCTTGATAAAGTAGAGGTGGTGGATGAATTAACAGTGAGATTTATCTATAAAGAACCATATTATGCGGCATTTTTAGATATGTGTTCACAGTTTCCAATTAGAATGATTAGTCCCTCATCGATTCCCGATGATGGCAACACAGCAGGGATGTTAAAAAGCAGCATTGGTACTGGTGCTTATGTATTGAGTGAGGCAATAAAGGATCAGGAATACATATTTACATTAGATGAAAATTATTGGGGAGAAAAACCAAAATTTGAAAAGGTTACTGTTAAGATAATTCCAGATCATGATTCCAGAGTTATGGCATTACAAAGTGGCGATGTGGATCTAATATATGGTGCAAAGCAGCTTTCCTATGAAGCATATTCACAGTTTGAAAATAATGATAAAATTGGAAGTGCTTACTCTGAAAATGAATCAAATACAGGGTGTATTTTAATGAATACTACAAATGAAATATTAGCAGATATCAATGTGAGAAAGGCCATCCTACAAGGTGTAAATAAAGAAGATATTATAAGCACAGCTCTTTTAGGTATAGAAGAAAAAGCCGATACTATTTTAAATCCAAAGCTTCCCTATTGTAATGTGGCTGTAACCCCATATGAATATAATAAAGAAATAGCAGCCGAGCTTTTAGATAACGCAGGATGGGTACTTCCCGCTGGAAAGGATATTAGAGAAAAGGATGGAAAGCCTCTTACATTACAATTGATGTATGTTACGGGTAGAGGGGCAGAGGAGAGTATAGCACAAATGTTTGCAGCACAAATGAAAGAAATTGGCATTGATGTCAAATTAGATGGTGTAGAGTTGATGGTTTGGGGTTCGAGAGGGTTCGGAGGAGATTTTGATCTTTCGTTTAATGCAACCTATGGGGCACCCTATGATCCACATAATTACATTGGAGGTATGATGAGCTATAGTCTTGACAACCCTGCTCAGCAAGGGCTTCCAAATAAGCCAGAGTTGGATGCCAAGATAACTGAATTATTTTCCACCAATGATGAGAAAGAGATACAAGCTTGCTATGATTCTATTTTAAAACAGCTTCATGATAGTGCAATATATATTCCGATTTCTTATCAAAAGCAAATTGCTTTATATGATAAAAAAACCATTTCTAAATTAGAGTTCCCTGCTATTCCCGGTGAGCTGGATATGATGCTTGTAAAGTAA
- the aroB gene encoding 3-dehydroquinate synthase — translation MNNLEVNLPQKKYSITIKKGILGNIGEEIKKIYKNKKIAIITDSNVEGLYGQKIINQLNINNFQTTTIVIQPGEKSKSLESAKDIYEKLLDFEITRGDMIIALGGGVVGDLAGFAASTLLRGIPFIQIPTSLLAQIDSSVGGKVAVNLPMGKNLVGSFYHPEAVFIDPQLLRTLDKRFLYDGMAEVIKYGCIKDKGLFDKLMNIETEDELFDNIEEIIYRCCDVKRDMVQRDEKDKGERMLLNFGHTIGHAIEKNFNYKTYTHGEAVAIGMYNITKRSEELGMTKEDTAKVIQKLLIKYNLPHGMPDVPKVDIIKAIGLDKKNKGDRLSIILLREIGNSFIKNIDRKDAERYIG, via the coding sequence ATGAATAACTTAGAAGTGAATCTTCCACAGAAAAAGTATTCTATAACTATTAAAAAGGGAATTTTAGGGAATATAGGAGAAGAAATAAAAAAAATATATAAAAATAAAAAAATTGCCATAATAACCGATTCAAATGTTGAAGGATTATATGGCCAAAAGATAATAAATCAATTAAATATAAATAATTTTCAAACCACAACTATTGTAATCCAACCGGGAGAAAAAAGCAAATCACTGGAGTCAGCTAAAGACATATATGAAAAGCTTTTGGATTTTGAAATAACAAGGGGAGATATGATTATAGCCCTGGGAGGAGGAGTTGTTGGAGATTTAGCTGGTTTTGCTGCTTCCACACTTCTCAGGGGAATCCCCTTTATTCAGATACCTACATCTCTTTTGGCTCAGATTGATAGCAGTGTAGGGGGAAAGGTTGCTGTAAATTTACCTATGGGTAAAAATCTTGTGGGTAGTTTTTATCATCCAGAGGCAGTGTTTATCGATCCACAGCTACTAAGAACACTTGATAAAAGATTCTTATATGATGGAATGGCAGAGGTTATAAAATACGGATGCATAAAGGATAAGGGTTTATTTGATAAACTCATGAATATTGAGACAGAGGATGAACTATTTGATAATATTGAAGAAATTATATATAGATGCTGTGACGTAAAAAGGGATATGGTTCAGAGGGATGAAAAGGATAAAGGAGAAAGGATGCTTCTAAACTTTGGGCATACAATAGGTCACGCCATAGAGAAAAATTTTAATTATAAAACATATACCCACGGAGAGGCTGTAGCCATAGGGATGTATAATATAACAAAAAGAAGTGAAGAACTGGGGATGACTAAGGAGGATACGGCTAAGGTTATCCAGAAGCTTCTTATTAAATATAATCTACCCCATGGGATGCCGGATGTCCCAAAAGTGGATATTATAAAAGCCATTGGGCTAGATAAAAAAAATAAAGGAGATAGGTTAAGTATTATATTGCTACGGGAAATAGGGAATAGTTTCATAAAAAATATAGATAGAAAAGATGCA
- a CDS encoding TIGR03943 family protein, with protein MKKININELIWFIILASFAYYIYGLFNTQKINTYMHPKMFKYVLFSLGVFILLSIFQFRRIFIYEQNKRIKPGYIIFIIPLLLAFIVNPENLSAKVVSNKNINIVNSNLDNKEKPAIDDEEIQLDMNIDTSADYYSAHGEKFKDTMMILYENLDEMIGEEVELSGFVYRESDFSEERFVIARLLMSCCAADAQVAGLLCEWGGDNKPQDNEWIKIMGRVESTIYYNEYTHEEGKVALIKITKVEVIEPPKDQYIYP; from the coding sequence ATGAAGAAAATTAATATAAATGAATTGATATGGTTTATAATATTAGCTTCCTTTGCCTACTATATTTATGGGTTGTTTAATACACAGAAAATAAATACATATATGCATCCTAAGATGTTTAAGTATGTACTTTTTTCTTTGGGTGTTTTTATATTATTATCTATATTTCAGTTTAGAAGAATATTTATATATGAACAAAATAAAAGAATAAAACCGGGATATATCATATTCATAATTCCATTACTTTTAGCCTTTATAGTAAATCCAGAGAACCTAAGTGCCAAAGTAGTTTCTAATAAGAATATAAATATAGTTAATAGTAATTTAGATAATAAAGAAAAGCCTGCTATTGATGATGAAGAGATACAGCTTGATATGAACATAGATACTAGTGCCGATTATTATAGTGCCCATGGAGAAAAGTTCAAGGATACTATGATGATATTATATGAAAATCTGGATGAAATGATAGGTGAAGAAGTTGAATTATCAGGTTTTGTGTATAGAGAATCGGATTTTTCAGAGGAACGATTTGTAATTGCTAGGTTGTTAATGAGTTGCTGTGCAGCGGATGCTCAGGTCGCGGGATTGTTGTGTGAATGGGGTGGGGATAATAAGCCACAGGATAATGAATGGATTAAAATTATGGGCAGGGTGGAGTCAACAATATATTACAATGAATATACCCATGAGGAAGGAAAGGTGGCATTAATTAAGATCACTAAGGTAGAGGTTATTGAGCCACCTAAAGATCAATATATATACCCATAA
- a CDS encoding prephenate dehydrogenase produces MDLSEIDFSDFTITIVGLGLIGGSFAIALRELNPKKLLAIDIDEGVIKTAENMGIIDKGYIDPKIPLEKSDIVITCIYPNLTVKFINDNMDNFKSGAIITDTAGIKEKLIEEIYTCIREDIDFIGGHPMAGRESKGLAYASKDIFNNANYLITPTDKNKKENIDNIEKLIKAIGFKNIVKLGPRQHDEIIAFTSHLPHIMASALINSDSRRDTKFFVAGSYRDATRVAKINSELWTELIMDNRNNTLKQIEIFENSIADFKKAIISNDKDSLKALFKKGCQKREELI; encoded by the coding sequence ATGGATTTGAGTGAGATAGACTTTAGTGATTTTACTATAACCATAGTTGGTTTAGGATTGATTGGAGGCTCATTTGCAATTGCCTTAAGGGAATTAAACCCTAAAAAGCTTTTGGCTATTGATATAGACGAAGGGGTCATAAAAACTGCTGAAAATATGGGGATAATTGATAAAGGATATATAGACCCTAAAATCCCCCTTGAAAAATCTGATATAGTAATAACCTGTATATATCCAAATTTGACAGTAAAATTTATAAATGACAATATGGATAATTTTAAGTCAGGTGCTATTATAACCGATACTGCAGGTATTAAGGAGAAGTTAATTGAAGAGATATACACATGTATTAGGGAGGATATAGACTTTATTGGTGGTCACCCGATGGCGGGAAGGGAGAGTAAAGGATTAGCATATGCTTCTAAGGATATCTTCAATAATGCAAATTATTTAATAACTCCTACGGATAAAAATAAAAAGGAAAATATCGACAATATAGAGAAGCTTATAAAAGCAATTGGATTTAAAAATATAGTAAAACTAGGGCCTCGTCAGCATGATGAAATCATTGCATTTACCAGTCATCTTCCTCATATAATGGCATCAGCCCTTATAAATAGTGATAGTAGAAGGGATACTAAGTTTTTTGTTGCAGGAAGCTACAGGGATGCCACAAGGGTAGCAAAGATTAATTCAGAGCTTTGGACAGAGTTGATTATGGATAATCGTAATAATACTTTAAAACAAATAGAAATATTTGAAAATAGCATAGCAGATTTTAAAAAGGCCATAATTAGTAATGATAAGGATAGCCTCAAAGCTTTATTTAAAAAGGGATGTCAAAAAAGGGAGGAATTAATCTAG
- a CDS encoding transcriptional repressor, which yields MELTYIIDKLKSNGYKVTAQRKAILQVLSSNQSNLISVENLFNKSKEIYPKTNMSTVYRNLEILEKLDLVYKFTGEDGIALYKLVCAKKHHHHIICKGCGKTEVIDFCPMNTFEQLSKDKNFRLTDHKLELYGYCNDCQKSKNK from the coding sequence ATGGAATTAACGTATATAATAGATAAACTAAAATCTAATGGCTATAAGGTTACTGCCCAAAGAAAAGCAATTTTACAGGTATTGTCTTCTAATCAAAGTAATTTAATTTCAGTTGAAAATCTATTTAATAAATCAAAGGAAATCTATCCTAAAACTAATATGTCTACTGTATACAGAAATCTAGAAATACTAGAAAAACTAGATCTTGTATATAAATTTACCGGTGAAGATGGTATAGCTCTATATAAACTAGTATGTGCTAAAAAGCATCATCATCATATTATATGCAAGGGTTGCGGAAAAACCGAAGTAATAGATTTTTGCCCCATGAACACCTTTGAACAGCTATCAAAGGATAAAAATTTCAGACTGACTGATCATAAGCTCGAATTATACGGGTATTGCAATGATTGTCAAAAAAGCAAAAATAAATAA
- a CDS encoding zinc ABC transporter substrate-binding protein, with amino-acid sequence MNFKKSFIYIVLIIMMVSIIGCEGKQPLDTEADSSKDQITIAVSIVPEETFVKAVAGDLVDVVTMIPPGHSPANYQPTPKQMTKFSEAKVYFSMGVPTERANILPKIKDFNKDVKVVSLADIVEGVYPHRYFELGEHHKHDDDKDHKDNEEKHSIRDPHIWLSPKRVKVMIDVIKDELIDIDPENAKIYTKNAADYLEKLDQADNEIKEVLSGLAGQSFIIYHPAFGYFADDYGLKMVTIEEEGKEATTKKLQNVIDFAKQEKIKFVFYQQEFDSHQAETIAKEIEGATIKVAPLAPNYIENLTYIVGQLKEAVK; translated from the coding sequence GTGAATTTTAAAAAGAGTTTTATCTACATAGTATTAATAATCATGATGGTAAGTATCATTGGTTGTGAAGGAAAGCAGCCACTAGATACAGAGGCTGATAGTAGTAAGGATCAAATTACTATAGCAGTGTCCATAGTTCCCGAGGAGACCTTTGTTAAAGCAGTGGCTGGGGATTTAGTAGATGTTGTAACCATGATCCCTCCAGGCCATAGCCCAGCAAATTATCAACCGACACCTAAACAAATGACTAAATTTAGTGAAGCTAAAGTTTATTTCTCTATGGGGGTTCCCACTGAGAGAGCTAATATTCTACCTAAGATAAAGGATTTTAATAAAGATGTAAAGGTGGTGTCATTAGCTGATATAGTGGAAGGAGTTTATCCTCACCGTTATTTTGAATTGGGAGAGCATCATAAGCATGACGATGATAAGGATCATAAAGACAATGAAGAAAAGCATAGTATAAGGGATCCCCATATCTGGCTTTCTCCGAAGCGTGTTAAGGTCATGATAGATGTAATAAAAGATGAGCTGATTGATATTGATCCTGAAAATGCTAAGATATATACGAAAAATGCAGCAGATTATCTAGAGAAGCTCGATCAAGCTGATAATGAGATTAAAGAAGTTCTCAGTGGGCTAGCTGGTCAGTCATTTATCATATATCATCCAGCCTTTGGATATTTTGCCGATGATTATGGATTGAAAATGGTTACTATAGAAGAGGAAGGAAAAGAAGCTACTACTAAGAAGCTTCAGAATGTTATAGATTTTGCAAAACAGGAAAAAATTAAGTTTGTTTTCTATCAGCAAGAATTTGATAGTCATCAAGCTGAAACCATAGCTAAGGAAATAGAAGGAGCCACTATCAAAGTAGCACCATTAGCTCCAAATTATATAGAAAATTTAACATATATAGTAGGTCAATTAAAAGAAGCTGTAAAGTAG
- a CDS encoding permease produces the protein MISTQMMNKMERIFIFIIGSLITILFLNIMIGFEGNGLLNSEKSYLEGFTIVFLSIILEAIPFVMIGSFISSIIKIFVSEKAIARIIPKSRFVGLVAASLMGFVFPVCECAIVPIMRRLIKKGVPIHIAVTFMLSVPIVNPVVLASTYYAFSGEAHMVFLRGFLGLTSAILIGHIVGIIQNNNPLKNNTSQDHIRCGCSDEHNHHSHDICGCGHHHHSVIGKKDSILSKGINIIEHTGLELYNVGKFLIIGAFLSALMQTFISRSYILSIGEGKISSTIVMMVLAFVLSLCSEADAFIARTFVGQFTTGSIVGFLILGPMIDIKNTLMLSSSFKIKFVIKLITIISLVCFTMAMLVNIMGI, from the coding sequence ATGATTTCAACACAAATGATGAATAAAATGGAAAGGATATTTATTTTTATCATAGGTAGCCTTATAACAATACTTTTTTTAAATATTATGATTGGCTTTGAGGGTAATGGCCTTTTAAATAGTGAAAAAAGCTACTTAGAAGGGTTTACTATAGTTTTTTTGAGTATAATATTAGAGGCTATACCATTTGTAATGATCGGAAGTTTTATATCATCAATAATTAAAATATTTGTATCGGAAAAAGCTATTGCAAGAATCATTCCTAAAAGTAGGTTTGTAGGGCTTGTTGCGGCTTCTTTAATGGGATTTGTTTTTCCAGTATGTGAATGTGCTATTGTTCCTATAATGAGAAGGTTAATTAAAAAAGGAGTGCCGATTCACATAGCAGTAACCTTTATGCTTTCAGTACCCATTGTAAATCCTGTGGTATTAGCTTCCACCTATTATGCATTTTCTGGTGAAGCCCATATGGTTTTTTTAAGGGGTTTCCTGGGGCTAACCAGTGCTATATTGATAGGTCATATTGTGGGGATTATACAAAATAATAATCCCTTAAAAAATAATACTTCCCAGGATCATATAAGGTGTGGATGTAGTGATGAGCATAATCACCATAGCCATGATATCTGTGGATGTGGACATCATCATCACTCTGTAATCGGTAAAAAAGATAGTATCCTATCTAAGGGGATTAATATAATAGAACATACGGGCCTAGAATTATATAATGTGGGTAAGTTTCTAATAATAGGAGCATTTTTATCGGCATTGATGCAAACATTCATATCTAGAAGCTATATTTTATCAATAGGGGAGGGGAAAATATCCTCAACTATAGTTATGATGGTTTTGGCATTTGTACTATCCCTATGTTCAGAAGCAGATGCTTTCATAGCTAGAACCTTTGTTGGGCAATTCACCACAGGTTCTATAGTAGGATTTTTGATATTAGGCCCGATGATAGACATAAAAAATACTTTGATGCTCAGTAGTTCGTTTAAAATAAAGTTTGTAATAAAGTTAATAACTATCATATCTTTAGTATGCTTTACTATGGCTATGCTTGTGAATATAATGGGAATATAG